One Cupriavidus taiwanensis DNA window includes the following coding sequences:
- a CDS encoding DUF1484 family protein, translated as MQEKPHPQHETIFVGIPAETLESLDRIQAGLGSVLSLLEVESERSEGCHGVHCLLAMIKMQVDQVAEALQPEAESL; from the coding sequence ATGCAAGAGAAACCCCATCCACAGCACGAAACCATATTCGTCGGCATTCCCGCAGAAACCCTGGAATCGCTCGACCGGATCCAGGCCGGCCTGGGTAGCGTGCTGTCGCTGCTGGAAGTGGAAAGCGAACGATCCGAGGGATGCCACGGCGTCCATTGCCTGCTGGCGATGATCAAGATGCAGGTGGATCAGGTAGCAGAGGCGTTGCAGCCTGAGGCTGAGTCGTTATGA
- a CDS encoding c-type cytochrome codes for MNRSGKPRWRIVALLVLGAAIATAVALQTRRYLDTPADAGKTGDIRRLRIDATDAASVAQGRKIYAQQCAACHGANLEGQPNWRERLPNGRMPAPPHDASGHTWHHPDAVLFAITKDGLVAGVTAPEGYVSDMPAFGQSLSDQDIVAVLAYIKSTWPPKIVAAQREVTQAQDR; via the coding sequence ATGAACAGATCAGGCAAGCCACGCTGGCGGATCGTCGCGCTGCTCGTGCTTGGCGCGGCGATTGCCACCGCCGTTGCACTGCAGACCAGGCGGTATCTCGATACCCCCGCCGATGCCGGCAAGACAGGCGATATACGGCGGCTGCGCATCGATGCCACCGATGCGGCCAGCGTCGCGCAGGGTCGCAAGATCTACGCACAGCAATGCGCCGCATGCCATGGCGCCAACCTGGAAGGCCAGCCCAACTGGCGCGAGCGGCTGCCGAACGGCCGGATGCCGGCGCCTCCGCATGATGCGTCCGGCCATACCTGGCATCATCCCGACGCCGTGCTATTCGCGATTACCAAGGATGGGCTGGTAGCCGGGGTGACGGCTCCGGAAGGGTATGTCAGTGACATGCCGGCATTCGGGCAATCGCTGTCTGACCAGGATATTGTTGCCGTGCTGGCGTATATCAAAAGTACCTGGCCACCAAAAATCGTGGCGGCGCAGCGCGAGGTGACGCAAGCGCAAGACCGTTGA
- a CDS encoding copper resistance protein codes for MRTTFRRLWLAAFLLSAFLTVQLAAAAYACDGSRYALEPTQEMAGMTEACPDMAKEDAGPAVHDGLCQEHCQLGSKSADHATPQIPAFHPVLVNVVVPAPTPVLAHRIATPGDAIPRAPPRPLPILNCCFRT; via the coding sequence GTGCGTACTACTTTCCGTCGGCTCTGGCTTGCCGCCTTCCTGCTGAGCGCTTTCCTGACAGTGCAACTGGCAGCGGCGGCGTATGCCTGCGACGGCAGCCGCTATGCGCTGGAGCCGACGCAAGAAATGGCAGGCATGACCGAAGCTTGCCCCGACATGGCCAAGGAAGACGCCGGGCCGGCCGTGCATGACGGGCTTTGCCAGGAGCACTGCCAGCTCGGCTCCAAGTCGGCCGACCATGCAACGCCACAGATTCCCGCCTTCCATCCGGTACTGGTCAATGTCGTGGTGCCCGCGCCGACACCGGTACTCGCGCATCGCATAGCCACGCCCGGCGACGCGATTCCCCGGGCGCCGCCACGCCCCCTTCCCATCCTCAACTGCTGTTTCCGAACGTAG
- the gstA gene encoding glutathione transferase GstA, which yields MKLYYAPGACSLAAHIALIEAGLSFSTERVDLRAQPHKTETGADYNTINAKGYVPTLALENGELLTEAAVVVQYIADQAPDEGLAPACNTLERYRLQEWLNFISSELHKGFGPFWKPGTPQDQKDATWERLSQRFDWLAPQLADKDYLMGRFSVADAYLFTILRWPEHFKLSLERWPALQAYRARVAARPSVQQALKDEGIG from the coding sequence ATGAAGCTGTACTACGCTCCCGGCGCATGCTCCCTTGCCGCACATATCGCCCTGATCGAGGCCGGCCTTTCCTTCTCCACCGAGCGCGTCGACCTGCGCGCCCAGCCGCATAAAACCGAGACCGGCGCTGACTACAACACCATCAATGCCAAGGGCTACGTGCCGACGCTGGCGCTGGAGAACGGCGAGCTGCTGACCGAGGCGGCCGTGGTGGTCCAGTACATCGCCGACCAGGCCCCGGACGAAGGGCTTGCGCCGGCGTGCAATACGCTCGAGCGCTATCGCCTGCAGGAATGGCTGAACTTCATTTCGTCGGAACTGCACAAGGGCTTCGGGCCGTTCTGGAAGCCCGGCACGCCGCAGGATCAAAAGGACGCGACGTGGGAACGCCTGTCACAGCGCTTCGACTGGCTGGCTCCGCAGCTTGCGGACAAGGACTATCTGATGGGGCGGTTCAGCGTTGCGGACGCCTACTTGTTCACCATCTTGAGATGGCCGGAACATTTCAAGCTGTCGCTTGAGCGCTGGCCGGCGCTGCAGGCATATCGCGCGAGGGTCGCCGCGCGTCCGTCGGTGCAGCAGGCGTTGAAGGATGAGGGTATCGGGTGA
- a CDS encoding efflux RND transporter permease subunit, with translation MIARLILASIRNRFLVLLATLVLTAWGLWAARGMPLDALPDLSDVQVIIRTPFPGQAPQIVENQVTYPLTTTMLSVPGARAVRGYSFFGDSFVYVLFEDGTDLYWARSRVLEYLNQVQSRLPAAARPALGPDATGVGWIYEYALVDKTGQHDLGQLRALQDWFLRFELKSLPNVAEVASLGGMVRQYQVVLMPDRLRAYNLSQGKVLAALKGANQETGGSVLELGEAEYMVRASGYLKTLDDFRQIPLATSAAGIPVRLGDVATIQLGPEMRRGIAELDGQGEVAGGIVVMRSGKNALETIDAVKARLASLQAGLPSGVELVTTYDRSALIKRAVDNLSARLIEEFIVVALVCLVFLFHVRSALVAIVSLPLGVLAAFLVMRYQGVNANIMSLGGIAIAVGAMVDAAVVMIENAHKHLERWHAGNPGRQPTAQERWRITGESAVEVGPALFFSLLIITLSFIPVFTLEAQEGRLFSPLAFTKTYAMAAAAGLSVTLVPVLMGYMIRGRIPPEHANPLSRWLIRGYRPLLGKVLTYPKTTIVIALLLLAATAWPVLRIGGEFMPPLDEGDLLYMPSALPGLSAGKAAQLLQQTDRLIKTVPEVATVFGKAGRADTATDPAPIEMFETTIQFKPRDQWRAGMTTEKLVEELDRVVRVPGLSNIWVPPIRNRIDMLATGIKSPVGIKVAGTDLKEIDRLAARIEDAVRTVPGVTSALAERLTGGRYIDVDIDRESAGRYGLNIEDVQRIVSSAIGGENVGEVVDGLARFPINVRYPRDYRDSIEQLRALPIVTDTGLQLTLSDVARIGVVQGPPMLRSENARLSGWVYVDIRGRDLRSAVREMQAAVAKAVPLPAGYSLSWSGQFEYLERATARLKVVVPFTLLIIFVLLYMIFGRLDEALVIMGTLPLALIGGFWLLYLLGYNLSVAGVVGFIALAGVAAEFGVIMLLYLKQAWSERERRGDTSHAALLDAIQEGAVQRVRPKAMTVAVILGGLVPIMGSHGTGSELMQRIAAPMVGGMVTAPLLSLFVVPAVYLLMRRRRPGVAPVSPQPSLQDESQ, from the coding sequence ATGATCGCGCGGCTGATCCTGGCGTCGATCCGCAACCGCTTCCTGGTGCTGCTGGCCACGCTCGTGCTGACCGCGTGGGGCCTGTGGGCCGCGCGCGGCATGCCGCTCGACGCGCTGCCGGACCTGTCCGACGTGCAGGTGATCATCCGCACGCCCTTTCCCGGCCAGGCTCCGCAGATCGTGGAGAACCAGGTCACCTATCCCCTGACCACGACGATGCTGTCGGTGCCGGGCGCCAGGGCCGTGCGCGGCTATTCGTTCTTCGGTGACTCCTTTGTCTACGTGCTGTTCGAGGACGGCACCGATCTCTACTGGGCGCGCTCGCGCGTGCTCGAATACCTGAACCAGGTGCAATCCCGGCTGCCCGCCGCCGCCCGGCCCGCCCTTGGGCCCGATGCGACCGGCGTAGGCTGGATCTACGAATACGCCCTCGTCGACAAGACCGGACAGCATGATCTCGGCCAGTTGCGCGCCTTGCAGGACTGGTTCCTGCGCTTCGAGCTCAAGTCGCTGCCCAATGTGGCCGAAGTCGCGTCGCTGGGCGGGATGGTCAGGCAGTACCAGGTTGTCCTGATGCCGGACCGGCTGCGTGCCTACAACCTGTCGCAGGGCAAGGTGCTGGCGGCGCTGAAGGGGGCGAACCAGGAAACCGGCGGCTCGGTGCTGGAGCTGGGCGAAGCCGAGTACATGGTGCGCGCCAGCGGCTACCTGAAGACGCTGGACGACTTCCGCCAGATTCCGCTCGCCACCAGCGCAGCCGGCATCCCGGTACGGCTGGGAGACGTTGCCACCATTCAACTCGGGCCGGAAATGCGACGCGGCATCGCCGAACTCGACGGCCAGGGCGAAGTTGCGGGCGGCATCGTTGTGATGCGTTCCGGCAAGAACGCGCTGGAGACCATCGACGCGGTCAAGGCCAGGCTCGCCAGCTTGCAGGCGGGCCTGCCCAGCGGCGTCGAGCTGGTGACGACCTACGATCGCTCCGCGCTGATCAAGCGCGCGGTCGATAACCTGAGCGCCAGGCTGATCGAGGAATTCATCGTGGTGGCGCTGGTGTGCCTGGTGTTCCTGTTCCACGTGCGCTCCGCGCTGGTGGCCATTGTCTCGCTTCCGCTCGGCGTGTTGGCGGCGTTCCTGGTGATGCGCTACCAGGGCGTGAATGCCAACATCATGTCGCTTGGCGGCATCGCCATCGCCGTCGGCGCGATGGTCGATGCGGCGGTAGTGATGATCGAGAACGCGCACAAGCACCTGGAACGGTGGCACGCCGGCAACCCCGGCCGGCAGCCGACCGCGCAGGAGCGATGGCGCATCACTGGAGAGTCGGCAGTGGAAGTCGGGCCCGCCCTGTTCTTCTCCCTGCTGATCATCACGCTCTCCTTCATTCCCGTATTCACGCTGGAGGCGCAGGAGGGGCGCTTGTTCTCGCCGCTGGCGTTCACCAAGACCTACGCCATGGCGGCTGCGGCCGGGCTGTCGGTCACGCTGGTCCCGGTCCTGATGGGCTATATGATTCGCGGCAGGATTCCGCCGGAACATGCCAACCCGCTCAGCCGGTGGCTGATCCGCGGGTATCGGCCGCTGCTCGGCAAGGTACTCACGTACCCCAAGACCACCATTGTCATCGCGCTACTGCTGCTGGCCGCTACCGCGTGGCCCGTGCTGCGCATCGGCGGGGAATTCATGCCGCCGCTCGACGAGGGCGACCTGCTGTACATGCCGTCGGCGCTGCCCGGCCTCTCCGCAGGCAAGGCGGCGCAGCTGTTGCAGCAGACCGATCGGTTGATCAAGACCGTGCCCGAGGTCGCGACAGTGTTCGGCAAGGCAGGCCGCGCCGACACCGCGACCGATCCCGCGCCGATCGAAATGTTCGAAACCACCATCCAGTTCAAGCCGCGGGACCAGTGGCGGGCGGGCATGACGACGGAGAAGCTGGTCGAGGAACTCGATCGCGTGGTCAGGGTGCCCGGCTTGTCGAACATCTGGGTGCCGCCGATACGCAACCGCATCGACATGCTCGCCACCGGCATCAAGAGCCCGGTCGGCATCAAGGTGGCCGGCACGGACCTGAAGGAGATCGACAGGCTGGCCGCAAGGATAGAAGACGCCGTCAGGACCGTACCGGGCGTCACGTCCGCGCTTGCCGAACGGCTCACCGGCGGGCGCTATATCGATGTGGATATCGACCGCGAATCGGCGGGCCGGTATGGGCTCAACATCGAGGACGTGCAGCGTATCGTGTCATCCGCGATCGGCGGCGAGAATGTCGGCGAAGTGGTCGACGGGCTGGCGCGCTTTCCGATCAACGTCCGGTATCCGCGCGACTATCGCGATTCGATCGAGCAGTTGCGCGCGCTGCCCATCGTCACCGACACGGGACTGCAGCTCACCCTGTCAGACGTAGCGCGCATCGGGGTCGTGCAAGGGCCGCCGATGCTGCGCAGCGAGAATGCGCGCCTGTCCGGCTGGGTCTATGTCGACATTCGCGGGCGTGATCTGCGCTCAGCCGTGCGCGAGATGCAGGCCGCGGTGGCAAAGGCGGTACCGCTGCCCGCGGGTTACTCGCTGAGCTGGTCCGGGCAGTTCGAATACCTGGAGCGAGCCACGGCCAGGCTGAAGGTGGTGGTGCCGTTCACCTTGCTGATCATCTTCGTGCTGCTCTACATGATCTTTGGCCGCCTCGATGAGGCGCTGGTGATCATGGGCACGCTGCCCCTTGCGCTGATCGGCGGTTTCTGGCTGCTCTATCTGCTGGGCTACAACCTGTCCGTGGCCGGCGTCGTCGGCTTCATTGCGCTGGCCGGCGTGGCGGCGGAGTTCGGTGTCATCATGCTGCTCTATCTGAAACAAGCCTGGAGCGAACGCGAACGCCGTGGCGACACCAGTCATGCGGCGCTTCTCGATGCGATCCAGGAAGGGGCAGTGCAACGCGTGCGCCCCAAGGCCATGACGGTCGCCGTCATTCTGGGCGGCCTGGTTCCCATCATGGGGTCGCATGGCACCGGCTCGGAACTGATGCAGCGCATTGCGGCGCCGATGGTCGGCGGCATGGTGACTGCCCCATTGCTCTCGCTGTTTGTCGTGCCGGCGGTGTATCTGCTGATGCGCCGACGGCGCCCAGGCGTTGCCCCGGTTTCCCCCCAACCTTCCCTTCAGGACGAATCGCAATGA
- a CDS encoding TolC family protein, with translation MHLRLSTQCGRRLALALALPAVIHPAWAQPAPALSLQEALALASSRSADAETSRSAVQSAIEMAVAGKQLPDPVLKVGVNNVPANGPDRYSLGTDSMTMRSISLMQEFTRPAKRQARAERFEAEASSAEAQRMVALANVQRGTATAWLDRWYAERAHALLAEQAQSVKLLIDAAQAAYRGNRGSRADILAARIEWQQLQDREDEARAAVASSRAMLRRWIGDAAALPLAERPPLQAPAWLDDLDAAGAQLPDVAAAQAQAGVAEAESRVARENKVPDVSVELMYSQRGPAYSNMVSLNVSLPVPWDQKDRQDRELAAKLAQAGAARAQAESVRRGLVGLLRARQAELQLGQSRLERYRNTTLPLAKAQTEAALTDYRTGAGTLTAVADASRKALNLSLEQLRLEAATARLWAELTYLMPLQTAAQAMPPQGVQP, from the coding sequence ATGCATTTGCGCTTATCCACCCAGTGCGGGCGCCGGCTGGCGCTCGCCCTTGCGCTGCCTGCCGTGATTCACCCGGCATGGGCGCAGCCCGCGCCAGCGCTGTCCTTGCAGGAGGCGCTCGCGCTTGCGTCGTCACGTTCGGCCGATGCCGAGACCTCGCGCTCGGCGGTCCAGTCCGCCATCGAGATGGCCGTGGCTGGCAAGCAGTTGCCGGACCCGGTGCTGAAGGTCGGTGTCAACAACGTCCCGGCGAACGGCCCGGACCGGTACTCGCTCGGCACGGACTCGATGACGATGCGGTCGATCAGCCTGATGCAGGAATTCACACGGCCGGCGAAGCGCCAGGCCCGCGCCGAGCGCTTCGAGGCCGAGGCCTCTTCGGCCGAGGCCCAGCGGATGGTGGCGCTGGCCAATGTGCAGCGCGGCACGGCCACCGCATGGCTTGACCGCTGGTACGCGGAACGTGCGCACGCGCTGCTCGCCGAACAGGCGCAATCCGTCAAACTGCTGATCGATGCGGCACAGGCGGCCTATCGCGGCAACCGCGGTTCCCGCGCCGATATCCTGGCCGCGCGGATCGAATGGCAGCAACTGCAGGATCGCGAAGACGAAGCGCGCGCCGCGGTTGCCTCGTCCCGGGCGATGCTGCGCAGATGGATCGGCGACGCCGCAGCGTTGCCGCTGGCCGAACGGCCCCCGCTCCAGGCCCCGGCCTGGCTCGATGACCTGGACGCCGCCGGTGCGCAATTGCCCGACGTCGCGGCCGCGCAGGCGCAGGCGGGCGTGGCCGAGGCGGAAAGCCGCGTCGCGCGCGAGAACAAGGTGCCGGATGTCAGCGTCGAGCTGATGTACAGCCAGCGCGGTCCCGCGTACTCGAACATGGTATCGCTCAATGTCTCGCTGCCGGTGCCCTGGGATCAGAAGGATCGCCAGGACCGCGAGCTGGCCGCGAAACTCGCGCAGGCCGGTGCGGCGCGGGCGCAAGCCGAATCGGTGCGCCGTGGCCTGGTCGGACTGCTTCGCGCCAGGCAGGCTGAACTGCAACTCGGCCAGTCCCGCCTGGAGCGATACCGGAATACCACCTTGCCCCTGGCGAAGGCGCAAACCGAGGCGGCCCTGACTGACTATCGCACTGGCGCCGGCACCCTGACCGCGGTCGCTGACGCGAGCCGCAAGGCGCTCAATCTCTCGCTCGAACAACTCAGGCTGGAGGCCGCTACCGCCAGGCTCTGGGCCGAGCTGACGTACCTGATGCCATTACAGACAGCCGCGCAAGCGATGCCGCCGCAAGGGGTTCAACCATGA
- a CDS encoding efflux RND transporter periplasmic adaptor subunit, whose amino-acid sequence MKKSTIARTAAVLLVLAGAGGSYYLGHQQGSRHGAASDAPARGTAGANLKAGDIDPGTGKRILYWHDPMVPGQRFDKPGKSPFMDMPLSPVYEQAGDGATVTIDSRVAQNLGVRTAEVKAGRLASTLEVPGNVAINERGIEVLQARTTGFVERAYVRTTLDPVRRGQPLAQIYSPEWVTAQEEYLAVVRLGAGLQGDLREAAVARMRQAGMTDSHIRLVQDTGKLQPRLAVTSTVDGIVTEIGARDGMTVSPGTTLFRLASLATVWVLAEVPETHVAQLRPGQAVSVVAAALPGQPLAGKVDAILPDINASTRTVKVRVELQNQRRQLLPGMFVTARFDAAPGPDRLLVPTESLIRTGTRTIVMVETGPGGFSPVEVRTGAASGGQTEVLEGLRAGQKVVVSGQFLLDSEASLRGTAQRMAAAPAAPAAAAAQEHEGTGRVEAVSADSMTISHGPIPSVQWGAMTMDFAAPASGMPKGFKPGDRIRFRFHLDRDGAAVLSSVAPAGSADGARP is encoded by the coding sequence ATGAAGAAGTCCACCATTGCACGGACCGCGGCGGTCCTTCTCGTGCTGGCTGGCGCGGGCGGTTCCTACTATCTCGGCCATCAACAGGGGAGCCGGCATGGCGCCGCGTCGGACGCACCCGCCCGTGGCACCGCTGGAGCGAACCTGAAGGCCGGCGATATCGATCCGGGCACGGGCAAGCGCATCCTCTACTGGCATGACCCGATGGTGCCGGGCCAGCGCTTTGACAAGCCCGGCAAGTCACCCTTCATGGATATGCCGCTGTCTCCGGTGTACGAGCAAGCCGGTGACGGCGCGACCGTGACCATTGACAGCCGCGTGGCGCAGAACCTCGGCGTTCGCACGGCAGAGGTGAAGGCGGGCCGGCTGGCATCGACACTCGAAGTTCCCGGCAATGTGGCGATCAACGAACGCGGCATCGAAGTGCTGCAGGCCCGCACCACCGGGTTCGTCGAGCGGGCGTATGTCAGGACGACGCTGGACCCGGTTCGCCGGGGCCAGCCGCTGGCGCAGATCTACTCGCCGGAATGGGTCACCGCGCAGGAGGAATATTTGGCGGTGGTCCGCCTGGGCGCAGGCCTGCAGGGCGATCTGCGCGAGGCCGCCGTGGCCCGCATGCGGCAGGCCGGCATGACCGACAGCCACATCCGGCTGGTGCAGGACACCGGCAAGCTGCAGCCGCGGCTTGCCGTCACCAGCACCGTCGACGGCATCGTCACCGAGATCGGCGCGCGCGACGGCATGACGGTGTCGCCGGGCACAACGCTCTTTCGCCTTGCCAGCCTGGCGACGGTATGGGTGCTGGCGGAAGTACCGGAGACCCATGTCGCACAGCTGCGGCCCGGACAGGCGGTATCCGTGGTCGCCGCCGCACTGCCCGGACAACCGCTGGCCGGCAAGGTCGATGCCATTCTGCCGGACATCAACGCCAGCACCCGCACGGTCAAGGTGCGGGTGGAACTGCAGAACCAGCGCCGCCAATTGCTGCCGGGCATGTTCGTCACTGCGCGCTTCGATGCCGCACCCGGCCCGGACCGGCTGCTTGTCCCGACCGAGTCGCTGATCCGCACCGGAACGCGCACGATCGTGATGGTGGAAACGGGCCCGGGCGGCTTCAGCCCCGTCGAGGTCAGGACAGGCGCAGCCTCCGGCGGGCAGACCGAAGTGCTCGAGGGCCTCCGGGCCGGACAGAAGGTGGTGGTATCCGGCCAGTTCCTGCTCGATTCCGAAGCCAGCCTGCGCGGTACCGCGCAGCGCATGGCCGCGGCGCCGGCCGCGCCGGCAGCCGCCGCAGCGCAGGAGCACGAGGGCACCGGACGCGTGGAAGCGGTCAGCGCGGACAGCATGACGATTTCCCACGGGCCGATCCCGTCGGTCCAGTGGGGCGCCATGACCATGGACTTCGCCGCCCCCGCATCCGGCATGCCGAAGGGATTCAAGCCCGGCGACCGTATCCGGTTCCGCTTTCACCTGGATCGAGACGGGGCGGCGGTGTTGTCATCGGTGGCGCCCGCCGGTTCCGCCGACGGAGCCCGGCCATGA
- a CDS encoding copper-binding protein: MKPSKTLALVLTVAAASTAFAAGSMDGHSMHGMDSKAPAASKQSSQPVPAEIKKIDASAGKVTLKHGPIENLGMSAMTMAFPVKDRASLKNFKEGDSVSVTFDKVDGKPTVIDMQRK; this comes from the coding sequence ATGAAGCCCAGCAAGACTCTCGCACTCGTGCTCACCGTCGCCGCCGCCTCGACCGCATTTGCGGCGGGATCCATGGACGGCCACAGCATGCACGGCATGGACAGCAAAGCACCCGCCGCGTCAAAGCAGTCCTCCCAACCCGTGCCAGCCGAGATCAAGAAGATCGATGCATCGGCCGGCAAGGTGACGCTCAAGCACGGCCCCATCGAGAACCTCGGCATGTCCGCCATGACCATGGCGTTCCCGGTCAAGGACCGTGCCTCGCTGAAGAACTTCAAGGAAGGCGACTCGGTTTCCGTCACGTTCGACAAGGTCGACGGCAAGCCGACCGTCATCGACATGCAGCGCAAGTAG
- a CDS encoding chromate transporter, producing MAPQQAPDHPAYTLWQLVAYFLRLGTFGFGGPVALAGYMHRDLVERRGWITDGDYKEGLALAQLAPGPLAAQLAIYLGYVHYRIRGATLVGLAFVLPSFLMVLGLGWAYIRFGGLTWMQSVFYGVGAAVIGIIAISAYKLTTKSVGRDKLLWAIYLTLAAVTVITESEIAWLFLAAGVLVWFWRAPPKWLRQSGANALAATQLPAASGLFSALDWPLLSQIGVFFAKAGAFVFGSGLAIVPFLYGGVVTEYHWLTEKQFVDAVAVAMITPGPVVITVGFIGYLVAGLPGACVAALATFLPCYLFTVLPAPYFKKYGKLPAILAFVDGVTAAAIGAIAGAVIVLAKRSIVDGPTLLLALVTVALLLKFKKLPEPVIITGAALIGLAAYPMLHH from the coding sequence ATGGCACCACAGCAAGCCCCGGACCATCCCGCCTATACCCTCTGGCAGCTGGTGGCCTATTTCCTCCGCCTGGGGACCTTTGGCTTCGGCGGCCCGGTAGCCCTGGCCGGCTATATGCACCGCGACCTGGTGGAGCGGCGTGGCTGGATCACCGATGGCGACTACAAGGAAGGGCTTGCGCTGGCGCAACTGGCACCAGGCCCGCTGGCCGCGCAACTCGCCATCTATCTCGGCTACGTGCATTACCGCATTCGCGGCGCAACGCTGGTTGGTCTGGCATTCGTGCTGCCGTCGTTTCTCATGGTGCTGGGATTGGGCTGGGCTTATATCCGCTTTGGCGGACTGACCTGGATGCAATCGGTGTTCTATGGGGTGGGCGCCGCCGTCATCGGCATCATTGCCATCAGCGCCTATAAGCTGACCACCAAGAGCGTGGGCCGCGACAAACTGTTGTGGGCGATCTACCTGACGCTGGCCGCCGTGACCGTGATCACGGAATCGGAGATCGCCTGGCTGTTTCTCGCCGCCGGCGTACTGGTCTGGTTCTGGCGCGCACCGCCGAAGTGGTTGCGCCAAAGCGGCGCCAATGCGCTGGCGGCCACGCAGCTGCCGGCCGCAAGTGGGCTGTTCAGCGCGCTCGACTGGCCGCTGCTGTCACAGATCGGCGTGTTCTTTGCCAAGGCGGGCGCCTTTGTATTCGGCTCGGGTCTTGCGATCGTGCCGTTTCTCTACGGCGGGGTGGTAACGGAATACCACTGGCTCACAGAAAAGCAATTCGTCGATGCGGTGGCCGTCGCCATGATCACGCCCGGCCCGGTGGTCATCACGGTGGGATTCATCGGTTACCTGGTAGCCGGACTGCCCGGGGCCTGTGTGGCGGCATTGGCTACCTTCCTGCCGTGCTACCTGTTCACGGTACTGCCCGCCCCATATTTCAAGAAATACGGGAAGCTTCCCGCCATTCTCGCGTTTGTCGACGGCGTCACGGCGGCGGCGATTGGCGCCATTGCCGGGGCCGTGATCGTGCTGGCCAAACGCTCGATCGTCGATGGCCCCACCCTGCTGCTGGCGCTGGTGACGGTCGCACTGCTGCTGAAGTTCAAGAAGCTGCCTGAGCCGGTCATCATCACCGGTGCCGCATTGATCGGCCTGGCCGCTTATCCCATGCTGCACCACTGA
- a CDS encoding zinc-dependent alcohol dehydrogenase, which produces MKAVVFHGIGDIRLDDVPEPSIEQDTDAIVRLTASAICGTDLHFVRGTMEGLAPGTVLGHEGVGVVEALGDGVRNLSVGDRVVIPSTIACGYCSYCRAGYYAQCDNANPHGKQAGTAFYGGPEQTGPFQGLQAEKARVPFAHVNLVKLPDNVSDEQAIMLSDIFPTGYFGADLASIHPGHTVAVFGCGPVGQFVIASAKLMGAGRIFAVDAVADRLDMARAQGAEVVNFDAEDPVQTIVELTGGIGVDRAIDAVGVDAMHAHHGPAAQDPSIPESEQEAARLAPHAHPSEQGNWVPGDAPAQALDWAIRALAKAGTLSIIGVYPPTDRSFPIGAAMNKNLTVRMGNCNHRAYIPRLVELVRTGAVDPSAILTRREPMTSAIEAYQAFDKRQPGWIKVELQPGSVH; this is translated from the coding sequence ATGAAAGCTGTTGTGTTTCACGGGATCGGCGATATCCGGCTCGATGATGTGCCGGAGCCGTCGATCGAGCAGGACACCGACGCCATCGTGCGCCTGACCGCCAGCGCCATCTGCGGCACGGACCTGCACTTCGTGCGCGGCACCATGGAAGGCCTGGCCCCGGGCACCGTGCTTGGCCACGAGGGCGTGGGCGTGGTCGAAGCCCTTGGCGACGGCGTGCGCAACCTGAGCGTGGGCGATCGCGTCGTGATTCCTTCCACCATTGCCTGCGGCTATTGCTCGTACTGCCGCGCCGGCTACTACGCCCAGTGCGACAACGCCAACCCGCACGGCAAGCAGGCCGGCACCGCGTTCTACGGCGGGCCCGAGCAGACCGGCCCGTTCCAGGGGCTGCAGGCCGAAAAGGCGCGGGTGCCGTTCGCCCATGTCAACCTGGTCAAGCTGCCCGACAACGTCAGCGACGAGCAGGCGATCATGCTCTCCGACATCTTCCCGACCGGGTATTTCGGCGCCGACCTCGCCAGCATCCATCCCGGCCACACCGTGGCGGTGTTCGGCTGCGGCCCGGTGGGGCAGTTCGTGATCGCGTCGGCCAAGCTGATGGGCGCGGGCCGTATCTTTGCCGTCGATGCGGTGGCCGACCGGCTCGACATGGCGCGTGCGCAGGGCGCCGAGGTGGTGAACTTCGATGCGGAAGACCCGGTGCAGACCATCGTGGAGCTGACCGGCGGCATCGGCGTGGACCGGGCCATCGATGCCGTGGGCGTCGATGCGATGCACGCGCACCACGGCCCGGCGGCGCAGGATCCGTCCATCCCGGAGAGCGAACAGGAGGCCGCGCGCCTGGCGCCGCACGCCCATCCGTCAGAGCAGGGCAACTGGGTCCCCGGCGACGCGCCGGCGCAGGCGCTGGACTGGGCCATCCGCGCGCTGGCCAAGGCCGGCACGCTGTCGATCATCGGCGTGTATCCGCCCACCGACCGCAGTTTCCCGATCGGTGCGGCCATGAACAAGAACCTGACGGTGCGCATGGGCAACTGCAACCACCGCGCCTATATCCCGCGGCTGGTCGAGCTGGTGCGCACCGGCGCGGTCGACCCGTCCGCCATCCTGACGCGGCGCGAGCCGATGACCTCGGCGATCGAGGCCTACCAGGCCTTTGACAAGCGCCAGCCGGGCTGGATCAAGGTGGAGCTGCAGCCTGGCTCGGTGCATTAG